In the genome of Paenibacillus sp. FSL R5-0766, one region contains:
- a CDS encoding bifunctional cystathionine gamma-lyase/homocysteine desulfhydrase: MRPKTKLIHAGIVGDPHTGAVSVPIYQVSTYEQESVGVHKGYEYSRTGNPTRHALEEVIKELEDGVRGFAFSSGMAAIHAVLSLLKTGDHVILTDDVYGGTYRIFTKVLNRLGIESTFVDTTSPQALEKALQSNTKAIYVETPTNPLLKVTDITAVAKWSKQHELMFIVDNTFSTPYWQTPLALGADIVLHSATKYIGGHSDVVAGLAVVNSEQLGEDLHFIQNAIGAVLGPMDSWLLMRGLKTLGLRMEAQERNTEQLVAFLNQHPTVSKVYYPGLPDHPQHKLASTQARGYGGMVSFDVGSAEKVDDVLSKVRYFTLAESLGAVESLISVPARMTHASIPYERRQELGITDGLIRISVGIEDVEDLLEDLKSALS, from the coding sequence TACACAAAGGATACGAGTATTCACGTACAGGCAACCCTACCCGTCATGCGTTGGAAGAAGTCATTAAAGAGCTGGAGGATGGCGTTCGAGGGTTTGCTTTTAGTTCGGGCATGGCTGCAATTCACGCTGTACTGTCTCTGTTGAAAACTGGAGATCACGTCATTCTGACGGATGATGTATACGGCGGGACTTATCGCATTTTCACCAAGGTGCTGAATCGTCTGGGGATCGAATCTACCTTCGTAGATACTACCTCACCACAAGCACTGGAAAAGGCTTTGCAATCCAATACAAAGGCCATCTATGTAGAAACACCTACCAATCCGTTACTCAAGGTCACCGATATTACTGCTGTAGCGAAATGGTCAAAACAACATGAATTGATGTTCATCGTGGATAACACGTTTAGTACGCCTTATTGGCAAACCCCGCTGGCTCTGGGAGCGGATATTGTACTACATTCTGCAACGAAATATATCGGCGGTCATAGCGATGTCGTGGCAGGACTTGCGGTTGTCAACAGCGAGCAACTTGGTGAAGATCTGCATTTTATTCAAAATGCAATTGGCGCAGTCCTGGGACCCATGGATTCCTGGTTGTTAATGCGTGGCCTTAAAACATTGGGATTGCGGATGGAAGCGCAAGAACGCAATACAGAGCAGCTTGTGGCATTTTTGAATCAACATCCAACAGTGAGCAAAGTCTATTATCCCGGGTTGCCCGACCATCCACAGCACAAGCTCGCTTCCACACAAGCGAGAGGATATGGCGGTATGGTTTCCTTTGATGTAGGCAGTGCTGAAAAAGTAGATGACGTGTTAAGCAAAGTCCGTTATTTCACATTGGCTGAAAGTCTGGGCGCGGTGGAAAGTTTAATTTCTGTACCTGCCCGAATGACACATGCTTCCATTCCCTATGAACGTCGGCAAGAATTGGGGATCACGGATGGTTTGATTCGTATCTCCGTTGGGATCGAGGATGTTGAGGATTTACTTGAGGATTTGAAATCTGCATTAAGTTGA